The genomic region TGGCCTTCTCCGTCGCCCCCGCGGGGTCGTCCCCGTGCACCCACGAGCAATGCTCGCGCAGATTGGCCATCTCCATCAGGTACGGGTTCAGGCCCACGTCCCAGACGCAGCCGCGGAACGTCGGCTCGTGCATGCGGGGCGTGCAGGACGCCACGACCACCCGTTCGAGCTTGTCCTCGGTGATGGCCCGCTTGATCTCCTCCTGACCCGGCTCGGCGCACGTGTACTTGTTCCGCACAACGGTCACGACGCCGGGAAGGGTACGCGCGTACGCCTCCACGGCCGCCGTGTCGACGGTGCCGGCGATGTTCGAGCCGCAGTCGCAGACGAACACGCCGATGCGAGGCAGGGCTTTGTCAGTCATGGTTCACCTCCTCTCGTGCTTGCGGCCCCGCCCGCGGGCGGGGCACCGTTCGTCTTCCGATTCACTCGCCATCCAGCGCGCCCGCGATGACGGCGGCCAGATCCCGGATCTCGATGTCGGGCACGGCCGCGTCGTCGCCGGACTGGGCGCATTTGAGGTGGACCATGCACTTCGGGCACGCGGTCACGAGCAGTTCGCCGCCCGTGTCCGCGGCCGCCCGCAGCAGATCCGTCTGGATACGCTTGGAGGCCTGGTTGCAGGCCAGCCAGTTGCCGGCGCAGCAGATGGCCCGCCCCCGGTTGCGGGGCATCTCCTTCAACTCGAGCCGGGGCACCGCGGCCAGGGCCGCGCGCGGCTGGTCGTACTTTCCCTGGTGCCGGCCCAACCGGCACGGGTCCTCGAAGGTCACGGTCATCGCCCGCGGGGACAGGGTCAGTTCGTCCCTGCGCTCGGCCACCAGTTCGGCCACGTGCTTGATCTCGCAGACGGGCTGGCCGAAACGCCTCTGGTACTCGTTCCTCAGCGTCAGCTGGCATTCGGGGCAGACGGTGACCACCAGCTCCGGCGCGACCGACTCGAACATCTTCACGTTCAGCGCGGCCAGCTTCTCGAAGGTCTCGTCGTCACCGGACCAGAGCTGGTCGTGTCCGCAGCATCTTTCGTCGCCGCGCACCGCCGGCGCGATGCCCAGGGCGTTGAGGATCCGGATCGCGCCCCTGACCGCGTCCAGGGTGCGGACGCCGTTGTTGGCGAAGAAGACGTCGAAGTACGGCGTGCAGCCGGTCCAGAGCATCACCTTGGACGAGGGATCGATCTTCAGGCCGGCGTCCCCGCCGCTCGTCAGCCAGTCCAGGCGCTGCTGGGGCGCGTCGGCCTGCGACTGCAGGACGGCCACCGCGTCGATGGCGCTGCAGCGGGTGAAGGCGGGCTTTTCGCCGTGCTGCCGCGAGCGGCGCCGCAACGGCGGCACCGACGGGGAGATGGGTACCTCCTGGGGGCAGACGGTGTCGCAGCGCATGCAGGTGAGACAGGCCCAGACCGCCTCGCCCGCCGACGCGGTGGGGCTCCCGCCCAGACGACGCATGAGACGGCGCGGCGAGAGGGCGCGGTTGTAGCGGGCCACCGGGCAGGCGCTCGTGCACTTGCCGCAGTCCAGACAGCGCAGAATCTCCACCGCAGCCTTGGTCATGTCTCGCTCACCTCCGTGCCGGCGCCGACGGGCTGCGCCGCGAATTCCTCGTCGCTGCTGTGACTGCGCAGGGGACTGGGACCGAGCTCGGTGATCCGGGCGACGAATTCGTCTATCAGAGCCGCCCACTGGGGACCCTCGGCCGCCGAGACCCACTCCAGCCGCACCCGGTCCTCTTCCAGGCCGAGCATGCGCAGCATCTCCTTGGTGACGTCGAACTGCTTGATGGCCCAGTGGTTGCCGAAGATGTAGTGGCAGTCGCCGATAT from bacterium harbors:
- a CDS encoding (Fe-S)-binding protein is translated as MTKAAVEILRCLDCGKCTSACPVARYNRALSPRRLMRRLGGSPTASAGEAVWACLTCMRCDTVCPQEVPISPSVPPLRRRSRQHGEKPAFTRCSAIDAVAVLQSQADAPQQRLDWLTSGGDAGLKIDPSSKVMLWTGCTPYFDVFFANNGVRTLDAVRGAIRILNALGIAPAVRGDERCCGHDQLWSGDDETFEKLAALNVKMFESVAPELVVTVCPECQLTLRNEYQRRFGQPVCEIKHVAELVAERRDELTLSPRAMTVTFEDPCRLGRHQGKYDQPRAALAAVPRLELKEMPRNRGRAICCAGNWLACNQASKRIQTDLLRAAADTGGELLVTACPKCMVHLKCAQSGDDAAVPDIEIRDLAAVIAGALDGE
- a CDS encoding hydrogenase iron-sulfur subunit, encoding MSDGFDPRIVVFACNWCSYAGADTAGSSRIAHNPGFRVIRTMCSGRVNTVHVLRAFQMGADGVLVSGCHIGDCHYIFGNHWAIKQFDVTKEMLRMLGLEEDRVRLEWVSAAEGPQWAALIDEFVARITELGPSPLRSHSSDEEFAAQPVGAGTEVSET